The following proteins are encoded in a genomic region of Pelodictyon phaeoclathratiforme BU-1:
- a CDS encoding LbetaH domain-containing protein, whose amino-acid sequence MAKKLQHSSLPLKNKLARILWQIVWRFFYRPTPRLFHSWRSFLLRIFGAKIGKSVHPYPSARIWAPWNLEMGDHSCLSENVDCYCVDKICIGAHSTVSQYSFLCSASHDYTLDAMPLVTAPITIGERVWITADVFVGPGVTIGDGAVVTARSSVFRDLPPWMVACGNPAVPVKKRKSNDICDE is encoded by the coding sequence ATGGCAAAAAAACTCCAACATAGTTCACTACCTCTCAAAAACAAACTTGCTCGTATTCTATGGCAGATAGTATGGCGTTTTTTTTATAGACCAACACCTCGGCTTTTTCATTCTTGGCGTTCTTTTTTGCTTCGCATTTTTGGTGCTAAAATTGGCAAATCAGTTCATCCATATCCTTCTGCACGTATTTGGGCGCCTTGGAATTTAGAAATGGGTGATCATTCGTGTTTGAGTGAAAATGTGGACTGCTATTGCGTCGACAAGATATGTATTGGAGCGCATTCCACGGTCAGTCAGTATAGTTTTTTGTGTTCAGCAAGTCACGACTATACACTGGATGCCATGCCATTGGTAACAGCTCCAATCACGATTGGTGAACGTGTATGGATAACCGCTGATGTTTTTGTTGGGCCTGGTGTGACGATCGGTGATGGTGCCGTAGTGACAGCGCGATCGAGTGTCTTTCGTGATCTCCCTCCTTGGATGGTTGCTTGTGGTAATCCCGCTGTACCGGTAAAGAAACGTAAATCTAACGATATATGTGATGAATAA
- a CDS encoding methyltransferase domain-containing protein: MPCCSENGQAIGSGIIFFGIKSGFFRLFGYNLSQLFFFSVFLTLDGLLFYESLSLGLKLFPGSAYDNLYECYGAFPVVTSFEVVEHVYFPREYAATLFSLCEHGGTVILSTPYHGYWKNLALAFTGKMDAHFTALWDYGHIKFWSMKTLTQLLLEAGFENIRFKRVGRIPVLAKSMIAIATKK, encoded by the coding sequence GTGCCTTGCTGTTCAGAAAATGGACAAGCAATTGGGTCTGGAATAATCTTTTTTGGTATAAAATCAGGATTCTTCAGGCTGTTTGGCTATAATTTGTCTCAATTGTTTTTCTTTTCTGTATTTCTGACGTTGGATGGGTTGCTGTTTTACGAATCGCTCAGTTTAGGTTTGAAATTATTTCCAGGCTCCGCATATGATAATTTATATGAGTGCTATGGAGCATTCCCTGTTGTTACAAGTTTTGAAGTGGTCGAGCATGTTTATTTTCCTCGAGAATATGCCGCCACGCTCTTTTCTTTATGCGAACACGGTGGAACGGTTATTCTTTCAACACCTTATCATGGCTACTGGAAGAATCTTGCCTTGGCATTTACAGGTAAGATGGATGCCCATTTTACAGCACTCTGGGATTACGGTCATATTAAATTCTGGTCGATGAAAACATTGACTCAGTTACTACTGGAAGCGGGTTTTGAGAATATCCGGTTTAAACGGGTGGGGCGCATACCGGTATTGGCAAAATCGATGATTGCTATTGCTACAAAAAAATGA
- a CDS encoding glycosyltransferase family 4 protein — protein sequence MIKLGQQMLLSKNPSLVFISNGITPYGTHFLERIAGELFDFKLHTIYSYEFSMGKWQITLKPILNAVVLGKDEYAIQHYNLSAIRHSYSRYLQLVKEIKTISPIAVIVLGYGNIAHYLLIEWCYKNDIACLILGDSNILGDCNSGLRSFIKSIIVKRVVSCCSAFLPCGTLGSQYFEKYGARPEQIFFSPVEPDYSLIEEISTDTVKSLTMQFKFDPDRYRLIYSGRLVAIKRLDLLIDAFAKIAEQRSEWDLLIVGGGSLEAELKMRIPDWLRHRVYWTGFVSSQEHMSALYQFADILVLPSDYEPWALVVNEAVCAGLALVCSDAVGAAFELLCDGENGRYFHAGDVESLIEALLDVTKAENLLKYKIASKQILSLWRKKADPVDGLRCALEYCFRT from the coding sequence ATGATTAAGCTTGGGCAGCAAATGCTGCTATCAAAAAATCCGTCATTGGTATTTATTAGTAATGGAATAACTCCCTATGGCACTCATTTTCTTGAGAGAATTGCTGGTGAGTTATTTGATTTTAAATTGCACACGATCTATTCTTATGAATTCAGTATGGGTAAGTGGCAGATTACTCTAAAACCCATACTAAATGCAGTCGTTTTAGGCAAAGATGAGTACGCGATTCAGCATTATAATCTCTCTGCGATTAGACATTCTTATTCTCGATATCTGCAATTAGTTAAAGAAATAAAAACAATTAGCCCTATTGCCGTAATTGTTTTAGGATATGGAAATATCGCTCATTATCTTTTGATAGAATGGTGCTATAAAAATGATATAGCTTGTTTGATATTAGGTGATAGCAATATACTCGGAGATTGTAATAGTGGTTTAAGGTCATTTATAAAGTCGATTATAGTAAAACGAGTTGTTTCCTGTTGTAGTGCATTTCTTCCTTGTGGTACTCTTGGTAGCCAATATTTTGAAAAATATGGTGCTCGGCCTGAGCAGATATTCTTTTCGCCTGTTGAGCCGGATTATTCGTTGATTGAGGAGATTTCGACGGATACAGTAAAGTCTCTGACGATGCAGTTCAAATTTGATCCTGATCGTTATCGTCTAATATATTCCGGGAGGTTGGTTGCGATTAAACGTCTTGATCTGTTAATCGATGCATTTGCTAAAATTGCAGAGCAACGTTCTGAATGGGATTTACTTATTGTTGGTGGTGGGTCTTTGGAAGCAGAACTCAAAATGCGTATTCCAGATTGGTTAAGGCATAGAGTTTATTGGACTGGATTTGTCAGTTCTCAAGAGCATATGTCTGCACTGTATCAGTTTGCAGATATATTGGTGCTGCCATCGGATTATGAGCCGTGGGCTCTTGTTGTTAATGAAGCAGTCTGCGCTGGTTTAGCATTGGTTTGCTCTGATGCTGTTGGTGCTGCCTTTGAATTGCTATGTGATGGTGAGAATGGTCGTTATTTCCATGCAGGCGATGTGGAATCGCTGATTGAAGCTCTATTGGATGTTACTAAGGCAGAAAATCTCCTCAAATATAAAATTGCATCAAAGCAGATTCTTAGTTTATGGAGGAAGAAAGCTGACCCCGTTGATGGGCTTAGATGTGCTTTGGAATACTGTTTTCGAACGTGA
- a CDS encoding glycosyltransferase family protein has protein sequence MAKIKIEEPINLIIRKQFGQWPSDHLAQIYSGESKGSGEFCDYYYHLQANDRVFGSIYNKIRRGIVDIVAIHSENNHSNIKRTYSFKSFIAVIKKHFGEWLIASGLWEMIFRVRLSSSMATFVSEFKPDLIYCQGYSLGFVTLPMLIAKRFSIPICFQTTDDWPSYTYNSFPMGSILRHRTRQLVSRATLRMAFGEKMQRLYKRRYGESFDVTYHLDDPMRFLMSSGSKIEQEIIIKQHRIVYTGSLALRRYEALQDLLAAVKIMKNNSIEIQIDVYCSGIPKDLPIELLDASEIVFYPLPSHEEIPKVLSTASVLFLPESFNVAQKMIEYSISSKAHLYMMSGQPILVYGPEYSGTVEYAVRMGWGVVVSKRSVLLLKAALRELLDSEQRKCQIRLNAQECIQRYHNMKDGQDKFLKMLKSIEHIEEKSIVK, from the coding sequence ATGGCTAAGATTAAGATAGAGGAGCCTATAAATCTCATTATTAGAAAACAGTTTGGACAATGGCCATCGGATCATCTTGCACAGATATATTCTGGTGAATCAAAGGGATCAGGAGAGTTTTGTGATTATTATTATCATTTGCAGGCTAATGACCGTGTTTTTGGTAGTATCTATAATAAAATACGCAGAGGCATTGTTGATATAGTTGCGATTCACTCAGAAAATAATCATTCGAACATTAAAAGAACATACTCGTTTAAGAGTTTTATTGCCGTTATCAAGAAGCATTTTGGTGAGTGGCTAATAGCTTCAGGGTTATGGGAAATGATTTTTCGTGTACGTTTATCATCTTCTATGGCGACGTTTGTTAGCGAATTTAAGCCGGACTTGATCTATTGTCAGGGCTATTCGTTGGGATTTGTAACTCTGCCAATGCTGATTGCCAAACGATTTAGTATTCCAATTTGCTTTCAGACCACAGATGACTGGCCAAGTTATACTTACAATTCTTTTCCTATGGGCAGTATTCTACGCCACCGAACACGGCAATTAGTATCAAGAGCTACTCTTCGTATGGCTTTTGGTGAAAAAATGCAGCGGTTGTATAAGCGTAGGTATGGTGAAAGCTTTGACGTAACATACCATTTAGATGATCCTATGCGATTTCTGATGAGTTCTGGCTCTAAAATTGAACAAGAGATCATTATTAAACAGCATAGGATTGTTTATACCGGTAGTCTTGCATTACGCCGTTATGAAGCTCTTCAAGACTTACTTGCTGCAGTCAAAATAATGAAAAATAATAGTATAGAGATTCAAATTGATGTTTATTGTTCAGGAATACCAAAAGATCTACCAATAGAACTTCTTGACGCTTCTGAGATTGTGTTTTATCCTTTGCCATCCCATGAAGAAATTCCGAAAGTGCTGTCTACGGCATCGGTATTATTTCTTCCGGAATCTTTTAATGTGGCTCAAAAAATGATAGAATATTCCATATCCAGCAAGGCCCATCTTTACATGATGAGTGGTCAGCCTATATTGGTTTATGGACCGGAATATAGTGGAACTGTTGAGTATGCTGTACGTATGGGTTGGGGTGTCGTTGTTTCGAAACGTAGTGTTTTACTACTCAAAGCTGCATTGAGGGAGTTGCTTGATAGTGAACAGAGAAAATGTCAGATCCGTTTGAATGCTCAAGAGTGTATACAGCGTTATCATAATATGAAAGATGGACAAGATAAATTTCTTAAGATGCTTAAAAGTATAGAACATATCGAAGAAAAATCTATTGTGAAATGA
- a CDS encoding glycosyltransferase family 2 protein, which yields MKITAIILTFNEERHLARCIASLKGIVSEIIVADCFSTDATLDIACANGARVIQHEWVSHAAQFNWALTQLAADTDWVLRVDADEYLTPNLIAEIKSTLPGIGTKIDGVYCSRRMTFQGRLIRHGGVFPARVLRLFRYGRGQCENRWMDEHIKVAGPTVDFNGEMIDDSLNSLTWWTEKHNKYASREAVDLLNLEYGFMPHDSVASLRNGKQTGVKRWLKEEVYARLPGGFRAFTYFFYRYVIRMGFLDGQAGTAFHFLQGFWYRYLVDAKVFEVKRYMRDTNANIVMAIDKVLGVKLES from the coding sequence ATGAAAATCACTGCCATTATTTTGACTTTTAACGAAGAGCGACATCTTGCACGCTGCATTGCCAGTTTGAAAGGTATTGTAAGTGAAATAATTGTTGCGGATTGTTTTTCAACTGATGCAACACTGGATATTGCATGTGCAAATGGGGCAAGAGTAATTCAGCATGAATGGGTTAGCCATGCAGCTCAATTTAACTGGGCACTTACCCAACTTGCTGCTGATACTGACTGGGTTTTGCGTGTTGATGCTGATGAATATTTGACTCCTAATCTTATTGCTGAAATTAAGTCCACTCTACCGGGTATTGGAACGAAGATCGATGGAGTGTATTGTAGTCGTCGTATGACATTTCAGGGCAGATTGATTCGTCATGGTGGCGTTTTTCCAGCACGTGTTTTGCGTCTGTTTCGTTATGGACGTGGTCAGTGTGAAAATCGTTGGATGGATGAACACATCAAAGTTGCTGGTCCGACCGTTGATTTTAATGGCGAAATGATTGATGATAGCCTTAATTCGCTTACTTGGTGGACAGAGAAGCACAATAAATATGCAAGCAGGGAAGCCGTCGATTTATTGAACCTGGAATATGGTTTTATGCCTCATGATTCTGTTGCCAGTTTGCGTAATGGCAAACAGACTGGAGTGAAGCGCTGGCTGAAGGAAGAGGTATATGCGCGACTTCCTGGAGGATTTCGTGCATTTACCTATTTTTTTTATCGGTATGTAATCCGGATGGGTTTTCTTGATGGTCAGGCAGGTACAGCCTTTCATTTTCTTCAAGGATTCTGGTACCGATATTTGGTAGACGCTAAAGTGTTTGAGGTGAAACGGTATATGCGGGATACAAATGCAAATATTGTGATGGCGATTGATAAAGTGTTGGGTGTTAAATTGGAAAGCTGA
- a CDS encoding glycosyltransferase family 2 protein produces MSIVTVVRNNETTIADCISSVAGQSLPPFEHIIIDGKSTDGTLSEIKKHQHSAVKLVSESDKGIYDAMNKGILLATGDIIGILNSDDIYAHSQVLENVTKLFQESCADALFADLVYVKSDNVNQVVRYYSGAGFTPEKFAWGWMPPHPTFFVRREIYERYGLFATDYRISADYELMARFMARHRVNYLYMSDVIVRMRTGGVSTRNLKSNWILNREILRACTDNGIDTNIFKVYSKYFRKVSQLFARPA; encoded by the coding sequence ATGTCTATTGTTACTGTTGTTAGAAATAATGAAACGACTATTGCTGATTGTATCTCTTCAGTGGCAGGCCAGAGTCTGCCGCCGTTTGAGCATATTATTATCGATGGAAAATCGACTGATGGAACATTATCAGAGATCAAGAAGCATCAACATTCCGCAGTCAAGTTAGTCTCTGAGTCGGATAAGGGTATCTATGATGCTATGAATAAAGGGATTCTACTTGCAACTGGTGATATTATAGGGATCCTGAACTCTGATGATATATATGCCCATTCTCAGGTTCTTGAAAACGTGACGAAGTTATTTCAAGAAAGCTGTGCAGATGCCTTATTTGCTGATTTGGTTTACGTAAAATCTGATAATGTAAATCAGGTAGTGCGTTATTACTCGGGAGCTGGATTTACTCCTGAAAAGTTTGCCTGGGGTTGGATGCCACCGCATCCAACCTTTTTTGTTAGAAGGGAGATATATGAGCGTTATGGTCTGTTTGCTACCGATTATCGTATTTCTGCTGATTATGAGCTGATGGCTCGTTTTATGGCTCGTCACAGGGTAAATTATCTCTATATGTCTGACGTCATTGTTCGGATGCGAACAGGTGGCGTCAGTACGCGAAACTTGAAAAGTAACTGGATTTTGAATCGTGAAATTCTACGGGCTTGCACCGATAATGGCATTGATACGAATATCTTTAAAGTCTATTCGAAATATTTTCGCAAAGTGTCGCAGCTTTTTGCAAGGCCAGCATGA
- a CDS encoding DapH/DapD/GlmU-related protein: MAPGSHVSKDLIAGKYSFIGSECMIGPKVKLGNYVMFAPRVAVVGADHIFNKSGRPIIFSGRPEMPLTIIEDDAWVGYGSILMAGIRIGRGAIVAAGAVVTKDVPAYEIHGGVPAKKIGIRFQTIEDCQFHDKMLALPPKRGLYCSNT; encoded by the coding sequence ATGGCACCTGGTTCTCATGTAAGCAAAGATTTGATAGCCGGAAAATATAGCTTTATTGGCTCTGAATGTATGATAGGTCCAAAGGTTAAATTAGGTAATTATGTGATGTTTGCTCCACGTGTTGCAGTCGTTGGAGCTGATCACATTTTCAACAAATCGGGTCGTCCAATTATTTTTTCAGGTCGTCCAGAAATGCCTTTAACAATTATTGAAGATGATGCATGGGTTGGTTATGGTTCTATTCTTATGGCTGGAATCAGGATCGGGCGTGGTGCTATTGTGGCTGCAGGTGCAGTAGTCACAAAAGATGTTCCTGCATATGAAATACATGGAGGCGTTCCTGCTAAAAAAATTGGAATAAGATTTCAGACTATTGAAGATTGTCAGTTTCATGATAAGATGTTGGCTTTACCTCCAAAACGTGGATTATATTGTTCCAATACATAA
- a CDS encoding class I SAM-dependent methyltransferase has protein sequence MNKNEISGYRWGSAELSNIHDDLIPEVLLELNRLQLTLVGKARVFELGCGNGSVANLLTKHGWDVTGIDPSTEGIVRALESYPSLT, from the coding sequence ATGAATAAAAATGAAATATCGGGATATCGATGGGGGAGTGCTGAGCTTTCAAACATTCATGATGACCTGATTCCTGAAGTTTTGCTTGAATTGAATAGGCTACAGTTAACTTTGGTGGGAAAGGCAAGAGTTTTTGAACTTGGCTGCGGAAACGGGAGTGTAGCGAATCTGCTGACAAAGCATGGTTGGGATGTCACTGGTATAGATCCTTCGACAGAGGGTATTGTTCGTGCATTAGAGAGCTATCCGTCTTTGACCTAA
- a CDS encoding UDP-glucose 4-epimerase family protein, which produces MNVWLTGSTGFLGTSLVKQLILQNVKFVAVLLDEKDVARLPSSEIEWVIVPPLSNSANYQNTLNDVDVVVHLAARVHVMRDEAADPLTEFRRVNVSGTLNLAKQAALAGVRRFVFVSSIKVNGESTLLGHPFSDGDALDPQDPYGISKYEAEQGLLELASETCMEVVIIRPPLVYGPGVKANFASMMSWLERGVPLPLGAVHNQRSFVALDNLVDLIVTCIDHPKAVNQTFLVSDGEDLSTTELLQRMGRALGKPARLIPVPVGVMQFAANLLGKGAVAQRLFGSLQVDSSKARDLLGWKPVVTVDEALQKTADAFNAVHKK; this is translated from the coding sequence ATGAACGTTTGGCTTACTGGTTCGACAGGCTTTCTCGGTACAAGCCTTGTAAAGCAGCTTATCCTTCAGAATGTCAAGTTTGTTGCCGTTCTATTAGATGAAAAGGATGTCGCACGGTTACCGTCTTCAGAGATTGAGTGGGTCATTGTACCACCGTTGTCTAACTCTGCAAATTATCAAAATACCCTCAATGATGTAGATGTTGTTGTTCATCTCGCAGCTCGTGTGCATGTGATGCGCGATGAGGCGGCTGATCCCCTTACTGAATTTCGTCGGGTGAATGTTTCTGGAACACTTAATCTGGCGAAGCAGGCTGCATTGGCTGGTGTTCGGCGTTTTGTGTTTGTAAGTTCGATCAAGGTTAATGGTGAGTCTACGCTTTTGGGTCATCCTTTTTCTGATGGCGATGCGCTTGATCCGCAGGATCCTTATGGTATCAGTAAATATGAGGCGGAACAGGGTTTACTTGAGCTTGCATCAGAAACCTGTATGGAGGTTGTAATTATTCGACCACCATTGGTATATGGCCCAGGTGTTAAGGCAAATTTTGCATCTATGATGAGCTGGCTTGAACGGGGAGTTCCGCTTCCGTTGGGTGCTGTTCATAATCAACGTAGTTTTGTGGCGCTTGATAACCTTGTTGATTTAATTGTAACCTGTATTGATCATCCGAAAGCGGTTAATCAGACTTTTCTTGTTTCGGACGGTGAAGATCTCTCCACGACAGAGCTGCTGCAGCGGATGGGGCGTGCTCTGGGTAAGCCAGCTCGATTAATTCCTGTTCCGGTTGGAGTGATGCAGTTTGCCGCAAACCTGCTCGGGAAGGGTGCTGTTGCCCAACGTCTTTTTGGATCGTTACAGGTGGATAGCTCGAAAGCTCGTGATCTTCTTGGTTGGAAGCCTGTCGTTACTGTTGATGAAGCGTTACAAAAAACGGCTGATGCTTTTAACGCAGTGCATAAAAAGTAA
- a CDS encoding polysaccharide biosynthesis protein yields the protein MFKDKKLFITGGTGTFGNAVLRRFLQTDIAEIRVFSRDEKKQDDMRKHYAHTKLKFYIGDVRNADSVRDAMEGVDFIFHAAALKQVPSCEFFPVEALRTNAMGTHNVLTQATAVGVKRVVVLSTDKAVYPINAMGISKAMMEKIAVAQSRVSGSRTVINVTRYGNVMASRGSVIPLFLKHIQEGRPMTITDPKMTRFMMTIDDAVDLVLYAFTHGQPGDTFVQKAPSATIEVLALALKKLMKSDVSVSIIGTRHGEKLYESLLTREELTVAQDLGGYYRVPADNRDLNYAAFFSEGREEVSLKEDYNSHNTARVDVDGMCELLLKLDCVNAAMRGERVEV from the coding sequence ATGTTCAAAGATAAAAAGCTTTTTATAACAGGTGGCACAGGTACTTTTGGCAATGCTGTTTTAAGGCGTTTCCTTCAGACTGATATAGCGGAAATTCGAGTTTTCAGTAGGGACGAAAAGAAGCAAGATGATATGCGCAAGCATTATGCTCATACCAAGCTTAAGTTTTACATTGGGGATGTGCGCAATGCGGATAGTGTAAGGGATGCGATGGAGGGTGTTGACTTTATTTTTCATGCGGCGGCTCTGAAACAGGTTCCTTCCTGTGAGTTTTTTCCTGTTGAGGCGCTTCGTACCAATGCGATGGGTACACACAATGTGCTTACACAGGCTACTGCTGTTGGTGTGAAGCGGGTGGTAGTGCTGAGTACTGATAAAGCAGTCTATCCGATTAACGCGATGGGTATCTCAAAGGCTATGATGGAGAAAATTGCCGTTGCCCAGTCGCGTGTTTCTGGGAGTCGGACGGTTATTAACGTGACGCGTTATGGTAATGTGATGGCAAGTAGGGGTTCTGTTATTCCGCTGTTTCTGAAGCATATCCAGGAGGGTCGGCCCATGACCATCACTGATCCCAAAATGACTCGTTTCATGATGACGATTGATGATGCAGTTGATCTTGTGCTTTATGCCTTCACTCATGGTCAGCCAGGTGATACTTTTGTGCAGAAGGCACCAAGTGCTACTATTGAAGTGTTGGCGTTGGCACTGAAGAAACTGATGAAGAGCGATGTCTCAGTTAGCATCATCGGTACACGCCATGGGGAAAAACTTTATGAATCGCTTCTGACCCGTGAAGAGCTTACAGTTGCTCAGGATTTGGGCGGGTATTACCGAGTTCCTGCTGATAATCGTGATTTGAACTATGCTGCTTTTTTCAGTGAAGGGCGTGAAGAGGTGTCACTGAAGGAGGATTATAATTCACATAACACTGCAAGAGTTGATGTTGATGGCATGTGTGAGTTGCTTTTGAAGCTTGATTGCGTGAATGCTGCGATGAGAGGTGAACGGGTTGAGGTTTAA
- the wecB gene encoding non-hydrolyzing UDP-N-acetylglucosamine 2-epimerase produces the protein MKKIKVMTIVGTRPEIIRLSRVLAKLDEHTEHVLVHTGQNYDYELNQIFFDDLDIRKPDHFLDAAGSTAAETVGLIIAKADVVMATVMPDVLLILGDTNSCLAVYPAKRRKIPVFHMEAGNRCFDYRVPEEINRKIVDHTADINLTYSDIAREYLLREGLFADRIIKTGSPMFEVLMHYHDKIDRSDVLERLSLSDGEYFVVSAHREENIESDLNFMKLVTILNGLAEKYGKRVIVSTHPRTRKRIDVSGVVFNPLVELLKPLGFLDYVHLQVHARAVLSDSGTITEESSILNFPALNIREAHERPEGMEEASVMMVGLEVDRVMQALGILETQPRGELRSLRQVEDYSMLNVSDKVVRLILSYTDYVNRVVWKKY, from the coding sequence GTGAAAAAGATAAAGGTAATGACTATTGTGGGTACTCGGCCGGAGATTATCCGTCTCTCCCGGGTGCTGGCGAAGCTGGATGAGCATACGGAGCATGTGCTGGTGCATACGGGGCAGAATTACGATTATGAGCTGAACCAGATATTTTTTGACGATCTTGATATCCGCAAGCCTGACCATTTTCTTGATGCTGCAGGTTCTACTGCGGCAGAAACCGTTGGATTGATTATTGCAAAAGCGGATGTGGTTATGGCCACTGTAATGCCTGATGTGCTGTTGATTCTTGGCGATACTAATTCCTGCCTTGCCGTTTATCCTGCCAAACGTCGAAAAATCCCTGTTTTTCATATGGAAGCTGGTAATCGCTGTTTTGATTATCGGGTACCTGAGGAGATCAACCGCAAGATTGTTGACCATACGGCTGATATTAATCTGACTTACAGCGATATTGCTCGGGAATATCTGTTACGTGAAGGGTTGTTTGCTGACCGGATTATCAAAACCGGAAGCCCGATGTTTGAAGTGCTGATGCATTACCATGATAAGATTGACCGTTCTGATGTGCTTGAACGGCTGAGTCTTAGCGACGGAGAGTACTTTGTGGTAAGTGCCCATCGTGAAGAGAACATCGAATCGGATCTAAATTTTATGAAGCTTGTCACCATTCTGAATGGACTTGCTGAAAAGTATGGTAAACGGGTGATTGTTTCAACCCATCCCAGAACCCGCAAACGAATTGATGTGAGCGGCGTGGTTTTTAATCCACTTGTTGAGCTGTTGAAGCCGCTCGGTTTTTTGGATTATGTTCATCTGCAGGTGCATGCCAGGGCTGTTCTCTCTGACAGCGGTACCATAACCGAGGAGTCATCGATCCTGAATTTTCCTGCGCTCAATATCCGTGAAGCACATGAGCGTCCGGAAGGAATGGAAGAAGCATCTGTGATGATGGTAGGTCTTGAGGTTGATCGTGTGATGCAGGCGCTCGGGATTCTTGAGACTCAGCCAAGAGGTGAGCTCCGTAGTTTGCGCCAAGTTGAGGATTATTCAATGCTGAATGTTTCTGATAAAGTGGTTCGATTGATACTCAGTTATACAGATTATGTGAATAGGGTGGTGTGGAAAAAGTATTAA
- a CDS encoding polysaccharide biosynthesis C-terminal domain-containing protein: MNVLVTGSKGFVGRNLCSVLRTMESIQLVEFDCDNTSAELEPMLGEAEVVFHLAGVNRPKNDEEFRSGNTGLTEELCAILQRLERTPKIILASSIQAELDNPYGSSKLQAEQVLRGFAEITSARAVVYRFKNLFGKWCRPNYNSVTATFCHNIAHGLPVTISDPGRSLELTYIDDVVAALVGEIPAEEGVKESGFAFGADLSAYSITLGELAGLITSFRESRQTLVLPGFDSLFVKALYATYLSYLEGDDFAYPLQIRSDERGSLAEMLKSNAFGQIFVSRTKPGITRGNHYHHTKTEKFMVVEGDAVIRFRQIDGVEVIEHRVSGKEFRVVDIPPGYTHHISNIGENELVTLFWASEIFNPEKPDTYFLQV; encoded by the coding sequence ATGAATGTTCTTGTAACCGGGTCGAAGGGTTTTGTAGGCAGGAATCTTTGTTCTGTTTTGCGTACGATGGAGAGTATACAGCTTGTAGAATTTGATTGTGATAATACTTCTGCGGAACTGGAGCCTATGCTTGGTGAGGCTGAGGTAGTTTTTCATCTTGCCGGAGTTAACCGTCCGAAAAACGATGAGGAGTTCAGGAGCGGAAATACGGGGTTGACTGAAGAACTATGTGCTATTCTTCAGCGGTTGGAACGGACTCCGAAGATTATTTTGGCTTCTTCCATTCAGGCAGAACTTGACAATCCTTATGGTAGCAGCAAGTTGCAGGCGGAACAAGTACTACGGGGTTTTGCAGAAATAACCAGTGCACGGGCGGTTGTTTACCGCTTTAAGAATCTTTTTGGTAAATGGTGCCGTCCAAACTACAATTCGGTGACAGCAACTTTTTGCCATAATATTGCTCACGGGTTACCGGTTACTATTTCCGATCCGGGTCGCTCGCTTGAGTTGACCTATATTGATGATGTTGTTGCTGCATTGGTTGGTGAAATTCCTGCAGAGGAAGGAGTGAAGGAATCAGGCTTTGCATTTGGTGCGGATCTTAGTGCATATTCCATAACACTTGGCGAGCTTGCAGGCTTGATTACATCATTTCGCGAATCACGTCAAACCCTTGTTTTACCTGGTTTTGACAGTCTATTTGTCAAGGCGCTTTATGCTACCTATCTCTCCTATCTTGAGGGCGATGATTTTGCCTATCCGCTTCAGATCAGATCTGACGAACGGGGAAGCCTTGCCGAAATGTTGAAGAGCAACGCGTTTGGGCAGATTTTTGTTTCACGTACCAAGCCGGGGATTACCAGAGGCAACCACTATCACCATACCAAAACGGAAAAGTTCATGGTTGTGGAAGGAGATGCGGTGATTCGTTTCCGGCAGATTGATGGAGTAGAGGTGATCGAACATCGGGTCTCTGGAAAAGAGTTTCGTGTTGTCGATATACCTCCAGGTTATACACACCACATCAGCAATATCGGTGAAAATGAACTGGTAACCCTTTTCTGGGCCTCCGAGATATTTAATCCGGAAAAGCCGGATACTTACTTTTTGCAGGTCTGA